TCGCCGGCGGTGACGAAGACCATGTCGGCCCCGCGCAGGACCTCCTCGATCTCCTCGGCGTGGTCCTCGGCCGCCTTGCGCCCCACCTCGGGGTCGGCGCCGGCGCCCAGGCCGCGCGTGAGCTCGCGGCCGACGTCGAGCTTGACGTCGGCGTCGCTCATCAGCAGCGCCTGCGCGTCGGTGTTGACGGCGATGAACTCGACCCCCTTGAGGCCGACCTCGATCATGCGGTTCACGGCGTTCACGCCGCCCCCGCCAACGCCCACCACCTTGATGACCGCCAAGTAGTTCTGCGGTGCCGCCACGGTCCCCTGCTCTCCCCGATCGCTTCGGGCCTGCCGACCCCGGATCTGCTGCTCCCGAGGCCCCCTCAGGCCCCGGTGAAGTCTCAACCTCACGTCGAGGTTGAACGTTATGTCACAACGGTGTTGTTTGCAGGCTAGGGGCCGGACGCCGAAACTCACAACTCCCCACGCCGCCGCTGCTGAACAGCGGCTCTGCGGTCGCAGCGCTGCGCTCACGGGCGCTGACAGAGCGCTACGACGAGCACGACTCCTGCGGCGCCGGGCCGCCCGTTCGGGCGATCACGAGCGTAGAGCCGCCCCCTGGGAGTCCCTCACAGGGGGGCGCCGCCGGGCCCCTGAGAACCCACCTCCGCGAGTGCTCGCGGAACCTCGGGGAACTCGCGCCGGCTATCACGGGCACATCACGACGACATCACGGCCGCTGCGCCCGCCGGCCCTCTGCCAGCGCCCGCGCGCCCGGCGTCAGGGCGAGGTGGCGGGCGCCAGCGGCGCGCTCACGTCCACCCGGCGCACGCCGTCCCGGGGCAGCAGGAGAGCCGCCACCCGCGCCTTGAGCGCGTCGTCCCCGGGGCTGCCCCAGACCACCTCCTGGCCGTCGCGCAGCGCGAGCCGCACGTCGTCAGGACCGGAGGCGGTCACCGCTGAGACCTGCTCGCGCAGGGAGGCCGGCAGGGCCAGCGCCACCGCGGAGGCGGCGCGCACCGCGTCCGGACGGCTCGGGTCCACCTGCACCAGGGGGACGCCCTGCGGGGCGGCGTCCGCGGTGGTGATGGTCCGGCCGCCACCGTCGAGGAGGACGACGCCGGGGGCACCGCCCGGCGCCGGCACGGCCGCCACGGGCGTCTTCTCCACCACGGCCACCCGCAGCCGGTGGGCGGGGTCGCGGTGGACCTGCACGGAGGCCACCCACGGCAGGCGCTCCACGCGGGCGGTGACCGCGCCGGTGTCCACCCGCAGCAGCGGCAGCCCCAGCTGGTCGGCGGCGGCCTGCTGCACCGCCGGGACGCCGGTGCGGTCGGCCCCGGTCACCTCGACGTCACGCAGCGCGGTGAGCGAGCTGAACAGCAGCGCCCAGGCGGCCAGTCCGAGGACGGCGACGACGAGCGCAGCCACGCCGACCGCGCGCCAGAGGAAGCGCCGGCGGGCGGCGGGGTCGCGCTCGACGGCCGGGGCGCCCCCGGGAGACCTGCCGGCGCGCCCGCCCCGCACAGGGGGCCGGGACGGCTCGCGGTCCGCCGGCGGGCGCGCCTCGGGCTCAGGGCGCGCCTCGGGCTCGGCGCGCACCCCGGACCGGGCCACCGGTCCGGTCGGCGCGCCGGCCGGCGCGGCCGCGGGACCGGTCTCCGGCAGCCGCACCTCCCGCTGCCGCCCGGTCCCGGGCTGGGCTCCCGGCTGGGGCGCGCCCTGCGGCCGCGGGGTCGCGGGGCGGCGCACCGGCGCCGGCGGTCGGCGGCCCGCGGGGCTCACGCGGTGGTCCCCGAGGCGCGGAGGCCCTCGGCGCGCGCCTCGAGCAGCGCCAGCACCTCGGCCGCGACCGCCGTGACGTCGCCGGCGCCGATGGTCAGCACGAGGTCTCCCTGGTGCGCCCGCTCCACCAGCGCCGGCGCCACCGCGGCCCAGGTCGGCTCGAAGGCAGCCCGGGCGGGCGGGACCACGCGGTCGGCCACGAGGGCCCCGGTGATCCCCGGCTCCGGGTCCTCGCGGGCCGCGTAGACGTCCATGACCAGCACCTCGTCGGCGCCGGACAGCGCCTCGGCGAACTCGGCGGCGAAGTCCCGGGTGCGCGAGTACAGGTGCGGCTGGAAGGCCACCACGAGGCGCCCGCCGCCGGCCACCTGGCGCCCGGTGGCCACCGCGGCGGCCACCTTGGCGGGGTTGTGGGCGTAGTCGTCGTAGACGCGCACGCCGGCGGCCTCGCCGCGCGGCTCGAAGCGGCGGCGCGTCCCGGCGAAGGACTCCAGCCCGTCGCGCGCGGCAGCGGGCTCGGTGCCCAGCGCCACCGCGGCGGCCCAGGCCGCCGCGGCGTCGAGGGCGTTGTGCCAGCCGGGCACCGCCAGCTGCACGCGCCCGCTCCACCCGTCGGGGGCGTGCGGGCCGGCCGCCCCGGGGGCCGCGGCGAGGTCGAACGCGATCCGCCCGCCGGAGGCGTCGGCGCCGCTGACGCGCACGTCGGCCCCGGGCGCCCCGCCGAAGGTCACCACGCGCCGGCCGCGACCGGCGCCGTCGTCGTCCTGGGCCCGCACGGCGGCGGCGAGGGCGGCGGAGCCGGGGTCGTCGGCGCAGGCCACGAGCACCCCGCCGGGCTGCACGCGGTCGGCGAAGGCGGCGAAGGCGGCCTTCACGCCGGCGTAGTCGCCGTGGTGGTCGAGGTGGTCCGGCTGGACGTTGGTGACCACGGAGACCTCGGGGGCGTACACGAGGAAGCTGGAGTCGGACTCGTCGGCCTCGGCCACGAAGACGTCTCCGGAGCCGTGCCGGGCGTTGGTGCCGGCGCCCACCAGCTCACCGCCCACCGCGAAGGACGGGTCGGCGCCGGCGTGGGCGAGCGTCGCGACGAGCATCGCGGTGGTGGTGGTCTTGCCGTTGGTGCCGGCCACGGCCACGCCGCGCAGGCCGGCCATGAGCGCGGCCAGGCCCTGGGAGCGGTGCAGCACGCGCACCCCCGCGGCGCGGGCGGCCACCAGCTCGGGGTTGTCCTCCCGGATGGCGGAGCCGGCCACCACGGTGTCGGCGCCCTCCAGCCGCGACGGGTCGAACCCGGCGGCCACACGCCCGCCGAGGGCCCGCAGCGCGTCCATGACCGGCAGGTCCTTCGCGTCGCTGCCGGAGACGGCCACGCCGCGCTCCAGCATGATCCGCGCGACCCCGGAGACGCCCACCCCGCCGACGCCGACGAAGTGCACCGCGCCGAGCTCGGCCAGCGGCGGCACCGGCGCGGCCAGGTCGAACCTGGCGCTCACCGGGCCACCTCCACGGGCCGCCCGGCGGCGCGCTCCACGAGGTCGGCGAGGCGCTCGTCGCCGTCGCGAGCACCGGCCGCCGCCGACGACGACGCCGCGGCCGCCGCCATCGCCGCCAGGCGGTGGGCGCCGTCGGCGTCGGTGAGCAGGTCGCGCAGCGGGCCGCGGACCCAGTCCGCGGTGACGTCGGCGTCGTCCACGAGCAGCGCGGACCCGGCGGCCACCGCCCCGGCGGCGTTGAGGCGCTGCTCGCCGTTGCCCACGGGCAGCGGCACGTACACCGCGGGCAGCCCGACGGCCGTGGTCTCGCAGACGGTGCCGGCGCCGGCGCGGCAGAGCACGAGGTCCGCGGCGGCGTAGGCGAGGTCCATGCGGTCGGTGTACTCGAGCACCCGGTAGACAGCGCCGTCCGGCAGGCCAGAGGGCGCCACGGCCTTGCCGGCACCGGTGAGGTGCAGCACCTGCGGCGCCGGACCGCCGCCGGGCACCGCGGCCAGCAGCGCCGCCGCGCCCTCGACCACGGCCGTGTTGAGCCGCTGCGCGCCCAGCGACCCGCCGGTGACCAGCAGGGTGGGGGCGTCGGGGTGCAGGTCGAACGCGGCCCGCGCCTCCGCGCGGCGCACGGCCCTGTCGAGCCGGGTCACCTCGGTGCGCATGGGCAGGCCCGTCAGCTCGCCGGCCCCGCCCTGCCCGTGCAGGTCGGTGCCGGGGAACGTGGTGGCCACGTGGCGGGTGAGCCGGGCGCCGAGGCGGTTGGCCACCCCGGGGCGGAAGTTGGCCTCGTGCACCACCACGGGCACGCCCATCCGGCGCGCGGCCAGGTAGGCGGGCACGGCCACGTAGCCGCCGACGCCGACGACGACGTCCGCGCGCGGTGCGCCCACGGCGCGACCCGCCTCGACGACCGCGCGCTCGGCGGCCCGGACGGCGCCCAGCAGCCGGCCGGGCAGGCGCAGCAGCGCCGTCGACGGCTTGCGGGGCAGCGGCACGCGCGGCACCACGGCCAGCTCGTAGCCGCGGGCCGGCACGAGCCGCGCCTCCAGGCCCTCGTTGGTGCCGAGCACCAGCACGCCGGTGGCGGGGTCGCGGCGGCGCAGGCAGTCGGCCAGGGCCAGCAGCGGGGAGACGTGCCCGGTGGTGCCGCCGCCGGCCAGCAGCACCGCCAGGGGGCGGTCCGGGCTGGTCGGAGTGGCGGGCGCGCCGGCGGTCATCGGCTGCCGCCCCGGGAGACCACGGCCAGGGAGCGGCGCACGAGGCCGGGGCGGGCGCTCAGCGCGGCCTGCGCCCCGGGGCTGTGCCGGGCGCACGAGAGCACCAGGCCGACGGCGGTGAGGGTGGCGAACAGGGCAGAGCCTCCGGCGGAGATGAGGGGCAGCGGCACGCCGAGCACCGGGGCCAGCCCGATGACGACGGCGATGTTGACGGCGGCCTGCCCGAGCACCCACACCATGACGCCGGCCACGAGGACGGCGGCGAAGAGGTCCTTGCTGCGGCGCACGACGCGGGCGCTGCACCAGCCGAACACCACGAACAGCGCCAGGACGACGAGGGTGCCGACCAGGCCCAGCTCCTCGCCGAGGATGGCGAAGATGAAGTCGTTGTGGGCCTCGGGCAGCCAGCTCCACTTCTGCCGGCTGGCGCCCAGGCCCAGCCCGGTCAGCCCGCCCGAGGCCAGGGCGTACAGGCCGCTGGTGGCCTGGTAGCCGACGCCCTGGCGGTCGGTGTTGCCGCCGAGGAAGGACTCGATGCGCGCCATCCGGTTGCCGGTGCTGGCCGCCGCGGCGACCCCCAGCAGCCCGACCAGCGCGAGCAGCCCGAGGTGGCGCAGGGGCACCCCGGCCGCGAAGATCGTCCCCGCGACCACGAGCAGCATGACCATGGTGGTGCCGAGGTCACCGCCCGCCAGCACGAACCCGATGATCGGCAGCACGCCGAGCGCCAGCGGCAGGCCCCAGCGCAGCGGCTGGTGGAGCAGCTCGTGCTTGCTGGCCAGCACCACGGCGCACCACAGGACGAGGGCGATCTTGCCGAACTCCGACGGCTGGCCCTGCACACCCGGGGCGAGCTTGACCCAGTTGGTGTTGCCGCCGACGTTGACCCCCAGCGGGGTCAGCACGAGCGACTCCACGCCCACCGCCACGACCACCACCACGGGCGCCACGCGGCGCCAGAACACCGGGGGCAGGCGGGCTGCCACGAACATGGCCACCAGACCGAGCACCGCGAACATCGACTGCGAGATCACGGCGGCGAACGGCGAGGCGCCCGCCTGGATCTCCTCGACGCTGGAGCTGGACAGCACCATGACCAGGCCGATGGCCACGAGCATGAGCACCGCGCCCTGCAGCACCCCGTAGGTGAGCAGCGGGGTGTCCCACCGGGCCAGGCGCCCGGGCAGCGGGCCGCCCAGCAGCGCGTCCCCCCAGGCCGCGGCGCGCTGGCGCCGCGTCAGCGCCGGGCGCCGGGGCGCCGGGCGCGGGGCGCGCCGGTCCGGAGCGGTGGTGCCGCGCGCGGAGGTGGTCGCCGAGGGAGCGACCCCGTCGCGCAGGTCGATGGTCGTGGGGCTCGCCGTGCTCGCGCCCGTCCTGGCCACGGTCAGCCCTCGCCCTCGGTCGGGCTCTCGGTCGGGCCGTCGGACAGGTGCGCGCGCACGGCGGCCGCGAACGCGTCGCCGCGCTCGGCGTAGCTGCTGAACTGGTCCATCGAGGCGGAGGCGGGCGCCAGCAGCACCACGTCGCCGGGACGCGCCGCCGCAGCGGCGGCGCGGACGGCGGCCGGCATGACCCCGCCGGCCGCGGAGGCCGCGGCACCGTCCACCTCGACCACCGGCACCCCGGGCGCCCGGCGCGCCAGGGCGCCGCGCAGCGGCTCCCGGTCGGCGCCGATGAGCACCACGGCCCGCAGTCGGGAGGCCTGCGCCCCGACGAGGTCGTCGAACTGGGCGCCCTTGGCCAGGCCGCCGGCCACCCACACCACGCGGGTGCCGTCGTGGGCGTCGGACCCGGCCGCGGCCGCGGCGCCGGCCAGCGAGGCGGCGGCCGCGTGGGCGTTGGTGGCCTTGGAGTCGTCCACCCAGGCCACGCCCGCGGCGCGGGCCACCACCGCGATGCGGTGGGCACCGGGCTTGGTGGCCAGCAGCCCGTCGCGCACGGCCTGCTGGGAGACGCCGTGCGCGCGGGCCAGCGCCGCGGCGGCGAGGGCGTTGGCCACGACGTGCGGGGCGACCACGCCGCCGGAGGCGTCAGCGAGGTCGGCCAGGGTGCACAGCTCGGCGGCGCTGGTGGCGCGGTCGGCCACGTAGGCGCGGTCGGCGAGGACGTCGTCCACCACGCCCAGCATCGACAGGCCGGGCACGCCCAGGGTGAAGCCGATGGCTCGGCAGCCCTCCTGCACGTCGGCGTCCACGACGAGCTGCTCGGTGGTCGGCCAGTCCTGCGCGTCGGGCTGCTCGTCGGCGTTGTAGACGCAGGCGCGCTCGGTGTCGGTGTAGATGCGGCCCTTGTCGGCGGCGTAGGCGCCCATCGAGCCGTGCCAGTCGAGGTGGTCGGGCGCGAGGTTGAGGACGGCGGAGGCGCGCGGGGCCAGCGTGTGCGCGCCGTGGAGCTGGAAGCTGGACAGCTCCACCGCCAGCACGTCGGCGCCGGCCGGGTCGAGCACGGCCTCCACCAGCGGGGTGCCGATGTTGCCGGCCGTGGTGGCGCGCAGGCCGTGGGCCCGCAGGATGCTGGCGAGCATCGTCGTCGTCGTGGTCTTGCCGTTGGTGCCGGTCACGCACAGCCACGGGGCCGAGGAGGCCGGGCCCACGGGGGCGCCGGCGGGGCCGGCCGTGCCGCGCAGCCGCCAGGCCAGCTCGACCTCGCCCCAGACCGGGATGCCGGCACGGGCGGCCTGCGCGAGCAGCGGCGCCGACGGGCGCCAGCCCGGCGAGGCGATGACGAGGTCCGGCGGAGACCCGTCCACGGTGTGCAGCGCGTCGGAGGCCCCCGGGCCCAGCGCCACCTTCCCGCCGAGGACGTCGAGGAGCCTGGCGCGCTCGGCCTCGCCCGGGCCCTCGCGGGAGTCGACGGCGAGGACCTTCGCGCCGCGCTCGGCGAGGGCGTAGGCGGCGGCGGCGCCGGAGACGGCGAACCCGGCGACGACGACGCGCAGGCCCTCCCACTCGGCGGGGCCGCGCTCGGGGACGCGCGCCGACCCGGCCCGCCAGGCGAGCTCGGGGGGCAGCGGCGCGGGACTCGCCTCAGAGGGCACTTCCGACCACCCACTCCCCGTAGAACAGGCCCAGCCCCAGGCCCACGAACAGCCCGGCGATGATCCAGAACCGGGTGACGATGGTGACCTCGGCCCAGCCGACCAGCTCGAAGTGGTGCTGCAGGGGCGCCATCCGGAACACCCGCTTGCGGGTGAGCTTGAACGACCCGACCTGGATCACCACGGACAGGGCGATGATCACGAAGAGCCCGCCCAGCACCACGAGCAGCAGCTCGGTGCGGGTGGTGATGGCCAGCCCGGCCAGCGCGCCGCCGAGGGCGAGGGAGCCGGTGTCGCCCATGAAGATCTTGGCGGGCGAGGCGTTCCACCACAGGAACCCGATGCAGGCGGCCATGAGGGCGATGGCTACCACGGCGAGGTCGAGCGGGTCCCGCGTGTCGTAGCACGCAGCCACCGGCCCCTCGCGGGTGAGCAGCCGGGTGGAGTAGCAGCTCTGGTTGGACTGCCAGATGCCGATGAGCGTGAACGCCCCGGCCACCGCGGCGGTGGCGCCGCTGGCCAGGCCGTCGAGGCCGTCGGTGAGGTTCACGCCGTTGCTGGTGGCGGCCACCATGAGCAGCGCCCAGACCACGAACAGCACCGCGCCCACCACGGTGCCGACGGCGGCGAAGTTGAACGCCGTGTCCCGGGTGAAGGAGACGAAGGTCGAGGCGGGGCGGAAGCCGTGCTCGTCGGGGAACTGCAGCGCGAGCACCGCGAAGACCAGGCCCACCAGCGTCTGCCCGATGAGCTTGGGCACGCTGCGCAGGCCCAGGCTGCGCTGCTTGGAGATCTTGATGAAGTCGTCCAGGAAGCCCACCACGCCCAGGCCCACCATGAGCCCGAGCACCAGCAGGCCGGACACCGACGGCGCGGTCATGAAGACCAGGTGCGCCACGCCGTAGCCGATGACGGTCGCCGCGATGATCACCGCGCCGCCCATGGTGGGCGTGCCGCGCTTGGTGTGGTGGGTGGTGGGCCCGTCGTCGCGGATGAACTGCCCGTACCCGCGGTGCACGAGGAACCTGATGAACAGCGGCGTGCCGAACAGGGCCACCACCAGCGAGGAGAACCCCGCGACGAGGACGCCGATCACGGGCGCACCTGCCCCGTGCCGACGGCGGACGCGCCGACCGCGGCCAGCCGGTCTCCCAGGTGCAGCAGCCCGGCGCCGTGGGAGCTCTTGACGAGCACCACGTCACCCGGCCTCAGCTCCTCGGCCAGCAGCGCCTCCGCGGCGCCGACCTCCGGGACCCACACCGACTCGTCGGCGTAAGAGCCCTCCAGCACCGCTCCGGTGTGCACCGGCCGCGCCCCCTCCCCCACGGCCACCAGCCGTGAGACGTCGAGGCGGACGGCGTACCTGCCGACCGCGTCGTGCTCGTCGCGCGCGGTGTCGCCGAGCTCCAGCATCTCCCCGATGACGGCCCAGGTGCGCCCGCCGGGGCGGCGCATGGCCTTGAGCGCCCGCAGCGCGGCGCGCACCGACTCGGGGTTGGCGTTGTAGGCGTCGTTCACCACGACGACGCCGTCGGGCCGCTCGGTGACCTCCATGCGCCACCGGCTGGCGGCGCGGGCGGCGGACAGGGCGGCGGCGACGTCGGCGAGGTCCGCGCCGACGGCCAGCGCGCACGCCGCGGCCGCTAGCGCGTTGGAGACGTGGTGCTCGCCGTGCAGCTGCATCGAGACCGCGGCCGCGGCGCGCTCGCCGGCGGCCCCGGTCGCGAGCGTGAACGAGGGGCGGCCCTGGTCGTCCACGCGGACGTCCTCGGCCCGCACGTCGGCGTCGGCGCCCCACCCGAAGGTCACCACGCGGGCGCGGGTGCGCTCGGCCATGGCGGCCACGCGGTGGTCGTCCGCGTTGAGGACGGCGACCCCGCCGTCGGCCGCCGCGGGCAGGGACTCCACCAGCTCGCCCTTGGCCACGGCGATGGCCTCCGGGCTGCCGAACTCCCCCACGTGGGCGCTGCCGACGTTGAGCACGGCGCCGACGCGGGGCCGGGCCAGCTCGCACAGGTGGGCGATGTGGCCGACGCCGCGGGCGCCCATCTCCACCACGAGGGAGCGGGTGCCCTCCTCCACGCGGAGCAGGGTCAGCGGCACGCCGAGCTCGTTGTTGTAGGAGCCGGGCGGGGCCACCACGGGACCGAGGGGCGCGAGCACGGCGGCCAGGAGGTCCTTGGTGCTCGTCTTGCCCGAGCTCCCGGTGACCCCGACCACGTCGAACGGCGCGTCGAGGTCCGGGTCGTCCGCGAGGGCGCGGCGGCGCGCCAGCACCTCCGCGGCCAGTGCCGGGAGGGCGTCCAGCACGCGGCCGGGGACGACGACGGCGGGCACGTCCTCGCCGAGGTCGCGCTCGGCGAGGACCGCCACCGCGCCGGCGCCCAGCGCCGCGGCGGCGTAGTCGTGGCCGTCGACGCGCTCGCCCGGCACGGCGGCGAACAGGTCGCCGCCGGTGGCGGCGCGGGAGTCGACCACCACGCCGCTGACCTCGGCGGCGGCGTCGGCCCCTCCGGTGAGGCGACCGCCGGTGGCGGCCGCGACGTCTCCTAGCGCGATCGGGATCATGCGCGCACCTCCGTGGCGGCCGCCAGCGCGGCGGCGAGCTCTTCGCGGTCGTCGAAGGGGTGGACGGCCCCGCCGACCTCCTGGCCGCGCTCGTGGCCCTTGCCCGCCACGAGCACCGCGCCGCCGGGTCCGCCGGCCAGCGCGAGGGCCACCCCGCGGGCCACGGCCTCGCGGCGGTCAGCGACCTCCACCACCTCGACCACCTCGACGTCCCCGTCCCCGACGTCCCCCGGGTGGCCCGACGCGCCGCTGCGGGCGCCGGCCAGCACGGCGGCGCGGATCACGGCCGGGTCCTCCGAGCGGGGGTTGTCGTCCGTGACCACCACGGCGTCCGCACCGGCCGCGGCGGCGGCGCCCATCGCGGGCCGCTTGCCCGGGTCGCGGTCTCCGCCGGCGCCGAGCACCACCACGAGGCGGCCGGCGGTGGCGGGGCGCAGCGCCGCGAGGGCGGCGGCCACCGCGTCCGGGGTGTGGGCGTAGTCGACCACCCCCACGGGCAGGTGCGCGGCCAGGTCGGCGGGGACGCCCGGCGGGGGCGCGACCACCTCCATGCGCCCGGGCACCCCGCGCGCCGCCGCCAGCGCGGCGGCCGCGGCGGCCGGGTCGTGCCCGGCCGCGGCCAAGACGGCCACGGCGACGGCCGTGTTGGCCACGTTGAAGGTGCCGGGCAGCGGGCTGGCGGCCCGGACGAGCACGCCGCCCGGCCCGGTGAGCTCGAAGGCCGAGCCGGGGCGCCCGTCGCCGCGCTCGCGCACGCTCGCGGGGTCCACGCGCCAGTCGGCCGCCGCGCCCTCCGTCGCGCCGTCCGTCGTCGTCGTGCTCACGGTGGCGGTGGGCACGCCGGCGGCGCGGCTGCGCTCAGCCAGGCGGCGACCCCAGGCGTCGTCGACGCAGACCACGGCCGCGCGCGCCCGCTCGGGCGTGAAGAGCGCGGCCTTGGCGGAGAAGTAGTCCTCCATCGTGGGGTGGAAGTCGAGGTGGTCCTGGGACAGGTTGGTGAAGGCGGCGACGTCGAGCACGAGCCCGTCCACCCGGTGCAGCACCACGGCGTGGCTGGAGACCTCCAGCGCCGCGGCGCGCGCGCCGCGCTCGACGGCGAGCGCCAGCAGGGCGTGCAGGTCGGGCGCCTCCGGCGTGGTGCGGGCGCTGGGCAGCTCCTCGCCGGCGATGCGCGTGCACACGGTGCCCACCAGCGCGGTGGGCGTGCCGAGCTGCTCCAGCGCGGACTCCAGCAGGGTGGTGACGGTGGTCTTGCCGTTGGTGCCGGTGACGCCGAGCACCTGCAGGTGCCGCGCGGGCTCGCCCCACACCAGGGCGCTGGCGGCGCCCAGCACGGCGCGCGGGTCGTCGACGACGACGGCGGGCAGCTCCGCGCCGTCCGCGGCGGCCAGGCGCGCGCCCTCGGCGTCGGTCAGCAGGGCGACGGCGCCCAGCGAGGCGGCCTGCGCGGCGAACCGGGCCCCGTGGGTGCGGGCGCCGGGCAGCGCGGCGTAGAGGTCTCCGGGGCGCGCGCGCCGGGAGTCGAGCACCGCGCCCGTGACCACGAGGCGCTCCGCGCCGGCCGGTGCGGAGCCGCCGACCAGGGCCGCGACGTCCGCCAGCGGTCGCCCGGGCGCGCGCAGGGGCCGGGAGTCGCGAGCGGGCACGGCGAGCACGCTACCCGGCCCGCGCGGCGCCTCCGGGGCGTTCTCGGCGAGCGCGCGGGGAGAGGACTTGTGGATCACAGGGCGCCGCCTCTGCCCGTGGCCTGCGCGCTCACTGCCAGGTCAGCGGCGGCAGCTGGGCGGGGGCGCCGCTGGGCACGATCCCCTCCTTGCCGAGGGCGTAGCCCATGACGTCGGAGAAGACCGGCGCCGCGACGGTGCCGCCGTAGTGGTCCGTCTGCGGGTGCTGGACGATCACGGCGACGACGAGCTGGGGGTCGTCCGCGGGCGCCATGCCGATGAAGGACGCCGTGTACTGGGACTTGCCGGTGGCGCGGCTGGCGGGCAGGTCCTCCGCGGTGCCGGTCTTGCCGGCCACCCGGAAGCCGGGGACGGCGGCGTTGAGGCCCGTGCCGTCGGAGGAGACCACGCCCTCGAGCATGTTCGTGACCTGCGCGGCGGTCTGCTGGCTG
This genomic stretch from Quadrisphaera sp. RL12-1S harbors:
- a CDS encoding cell division protein FtsQ/DivIB, translating into MSPAGRRPPAPVRRPATPRPQGAPQPGAQPGTGRQREVRLPETGPAAAPAGAPTGPVARSGVRAEPEARPEPEARPPADREPSRPPVRGGRAGRSPGGAPAVERDPAARRRFLWRAVGVAALVVAVLGLAAWALLFSSLTALRDVEVTGADRTGVPAVQQAAADQLGLPLLRVDTGAVTARVERLPWVASVQVHRDPAHRLRVAVVEKTPVAAVPAPGGAPGVVLLDGGGRTITTADAAPQGVPLVQVDPSRPDAVRAASAVALALPASLREQVSAVTASGPDDVRLALRDGQEVVWGSPGDDALKARVAALLLPRDGVRRVDVSAPLAPATSP
- a CDS encoding UDP-N-acetylmuramoyl-tripeptide--D-alanyl-D-alanine ligase, whose amino-acid sequence is MIPIALGDVAAATGGRLTGGADAAAEVSGVVVDSRAATGGDLFAAVPGERVDGHDYAAAALGAGAVAVLAERDLGEDVPAVVVPGRVLDALPALAAEVLARRRALADDPDLDAPFDVVGVTGSSGKTSTKDLLAAVLAPLGPVVAPPGSYNNELGVPLTLLRVEEGTRSLVVEMGARGVGHIAHLCELARPRVGAVLNVGSAHVGEFGSPEAIAVAKGELVESLPAAADGGVAVLNADDHRVAAMAERTRARVVTFGWGADADVRAEDVRVDDQGRPSFTLATGAAGERAAAAVSMQLHGEHHVSNALAAAACALAVGADLADVAAALSAARAASRWRMEVTERPDGVVVVNDAYNANPESVRAALRALKAMRRPGGRTWAVIGEMLELGDTARDEHDAVGRYAVRLDVSRLVAVGEGARPVHTGAVLEGSYADESVWVPEVGAAEALLAEELRPGDVVLVKSSHGAGLLHLGDRLAAVGASAVGTGQVRP
- a CDS encoding UDP-N-acetylglucosamine--N-acetylmuramyl-(pentapeptide) pyrophosphoryl-undecaprenol N-acetylglucosamine transferase, whose amino-acid sequence is MTAGAPATPTSPDRPLAVLLAGGGTTGHVSPLLALADCLRRRDPATGVLVLGTNEGLEARLVPARGYELAVVPRVPLPRKPSTALLRLPGRLLGAVRAAERAVVEAGRAVGAPRADVVVGVGGYVAVPAYLAARRMGVPVVVHEANFRPGVANRLGARLTRHVATTFPGTDLHGQGGAGELTGLPMRTEVTRLDRAVRRAEARAAFDLHPDAPTLLVTGGSLGAQRLNTAVVEGAAALLAAVPGGGPAPQVLHLTGAGKAVAPSGLPDGAVYRVLEYTDRMDLAYAAADLVLCRAGAGTVCETTAVGLPAVYVPLPVGNGEQRLNAAGAVAAGSALLVDDADVTADWVRGPLRDLLTDADGAHRLAAMAAAAASSSAAAGARDGDERLADLVERAAGRPVEVAR
- the mraY gene encoding phospho-N-acetylmuramoyl-pentapeptide-transferase, encoding MIGVLVAGFSSLVVALFGTPLFIRFLVHRGYGQFIRDDGPTTHHTKRGTPTMGGAVIIAATVIGYGVAHLVFMTAPSVSGLLVLGLMVGLGVVGFLDDFIKISKQRSLGLRSVPKLIGQTLVGLVFAVLALQFPDEHGFRPASTFVSFTRDTAFNFAAVGTVVGAVLFVVWALLMVAATSNGVNLTDGLDGLASGATAAVAGAFTLIGIWQSNQSCYSTRLLTREGPVAACYDTRDPLDLAVVAIALMAACIGFLWWNASPAKIFMGDTGSLALGGALAGLAITTRTELLLVVLGGLFVIIALSVVIQVGSFKLTRKRVFRMAPLQHHFELVGWAEVTIVTRFWIIAGLFVGLGLGLFYGEWVVGSAL
- the murD gene encoding UDP-N-acetylmuramoyl-L-alanine--D-glutamate ligase, whose translation is MPPELAWRAGSARVPERGPAEWEGLRVVVAGFAVSGAAAAYALAERGAKVLAVDSREGPGEAERARLLDVLGGKVALGPGASDALHTVDGSPPDLVIASPGWRPSAPLLAQAARAGIPVWGEVELAWRLRGTAGPAGAPVGPASSAPWLCVTGTNGKTTTTTMLASILRAHGLRATTAGNIGTPLVEAVLDPAGADVLAVELSSFQLHGAHTLAPRASAVLNLAPDHLDWHGSMGAYAADKGRIYTDTERACVYNADEQPDAQDWPTTEQLVVDADVQEGCRAIGFTLGVPGLSMLGVVDDVLADRAYVADRATSAAELCTLADLADASGGVVAPHVVANALAAAALARAHGVSQQAVRDGLLATKPGAHRIAVVARAAGVAWVDDSKATNAHAAAASLAGAAAAAGSDAHDGTRVVWVAGGLAKGAQFDDLVGAQASRLRAVVLIGADREPLRGALARRAPGVPVVEVDGAAASAAGGVMPAAVRAAAAAARPGDVVLLAPASASMDQFSSYAERGDAFAAAVRAHLSDGPTESPTEGEG
- the ftsW gene encoding putative lipid II flippase FtsW, giving the protein MARTGASTASPTTIDLRDGVAPSATTSARGTTAPDRRAPRPAPRRPALTRRQRAAAWGDALLGGPLPGRLARWDTPLLTYGVLQGAVLMLVAIGLVMVLSSSSVEEIQAGASPFAAVISQSMFAVLGLVAMFVAARLPPVFWRRVAPVVVVVAVGVESLVLTPLGVNVGGNTNWVKLAPGVQGQPSEFGKIALVLWCAVVLASKHELLHQPLRWGLPLALGVLPIIGFVLAGGDLGTTMVMLLVVAGTIFAAGVPLRHLGLLALVGLLGVAAAASTGNRMARIESFLGGNTDRQGVGYQATSGLYALASGGLTGLGLGASRQKWSWLPEAHNDFIFAILGEELGLVGTLVVLALFVVFGWCSARVVRRSKDLFAAVLVAGVMVWVLGQAAVNIAVVIGLAPVLGVPLPLISAGGSALFATLTAVGLVLSCARHSPGAQAALSARPGLVRRSLAVVSRGGSR
- the murC gene encoding UDP-N-acetylmuramate--L-alanine ligase: MSARFDLAAPVPPLAELGAVHFVGVGGVGVSGVARIMLERGVAVSGSDAKDLPVMDALRALGGRVAAGFDPSRLEGADTVVAGSAIREDNPELVAARAAGVRVLHRSQGLAALMAGLRGVAVAGTNGKTTTTAMLVATLAHAGADPSFAVGGELVGAGTNARHGSGDVFVAEADESDSSFLVYAPEVSVVTNVQPDHLDHHGDYAGVKAAFAAFADRVQPGGVLVACADDPGSAALAAAVRAQDDDGAGRGRRVVTFGGAPGADVRVSGADASGGRIAFDLAAAPGAAGPHAPDGWSGRVQLAVPGWHNALDAAAAWAAAVALGTEPAAARDGLESFAGTRRRFEPRGEAAGVRVYDDYAHNPAKVAAAVATGRQVAGGGRLVVAFQPHLYSRTRDFAAEFAEALSGADEVLVMDVYAAREDPEPGITGALVADRVVPPARAAFEPTWAAVAPALVERAHQGDLVLTIGAGDVTAVAAEVLALLEARAEGLRASGTTA